The following are from one region of the Arachis duranensis cultivar V14167 chromosome 10, aradu.V14167.gnm2.J7QH, whole genome shotgun sequence genome:
- the LOC107469703 gene encoding uncharacterized protein LOC107469703, protein MDPRISFSNFVDAKLAIKNEKNNIYREAPVSSSDFEFSVKNYSMISADEVFFKGMLLPQQCSNKKMVSSITLREKLLVNDEYDEGNKVVATRIPKTASSRWKERLGLTGRGASKKDKNKNSSHGDHNPEFYYEESVSSGGK, encoded by the exons ATGGACCCAAGAATCTCATTCTCAAACTTTGTGGATGCAAAACTTGCCATCAAGAATGAGAAGAACAACATATACCGGGAAGCTCCGGTGTCTTCTTCGGATTTTGAATTCTCGGTGAAGAACTACTCTATGATATCAGCAGATGAGGTTTTCTTCAAGGGCATGTTGCTTCCACAACAATGCTCCAACAAGAAAATGGTGAGTAGTATTACTTTGAGGGAAAAGTTGCTTGtgaatgatgaatatgatgaggGCAATAAGGTGGTGGCGACCCGGATACCGAAGACCGCAAGTAGCCGGTGGAAGGAGAGGTTGGGACTCACCGGAAGAGGTGCATCTAAGAAAGATAAGAACAAGAATAGTAGTCATGGAGATCACAATCCG GAATTCTATTATGAAGAAAGTGTCAGTAGCGGAGGTAAGTGA
- the LOC107469701 gene encoding uncharacterized protein LOC107469701 produces MTPIKLTPEPWKLHVDGSSNSTHGGTGVILENQNGIIIEQSIRYDFPVSNNQAEYVALLAGLNLAREVGAKVLEVNTDSQVVCSQINGSYQTRDPLLQQYLNKVSELKEGFENVSIQHVPRERNARADLLSKLASMKSGHGNRSLIQEVVKSPSVSTEINAHLTSSNRESWTYPILQYLRDRVLPPDPKEERRIKREAANYTIIAGQLYKRGFSQPLLKCVEPGDTEYILREIHEGCCGHHVGGKMLAQKTIRAGYFWPTIIRDSIQLTKSCDKCQRHANIHQAAPHQLSIISAERPFGSWGIDLVGPFPTAPGQLRYLIVAIDYYTKWIEAEPLASITVESANKIIVKGLKKRLDEAKGLWADELGSVLWSYRTTPQTSTGETPFRLTYGVEAVIPVEIGDPSPRKTVGGNDEEAERDLVDEERSIARVKELALKQRISLRYNHGVIRREFADNDLVLRRNDIGLPTPGEGKLVPQLGRTIQNQSRNWKRSVQTRTTRRQRNTKNLERSQPTKILHLNKYFFTSYPSPLRVTTVSQKTKTRPPLED; encoded by the exons ATGACTCCGATCAAACTGACACCTGAACCATGGAAACTGCACGTCGATGGCTCATCAAACTCCACTCATGGAGGCACCGGAGTTATACTCGAAAACCAAAACGGGATCATAATTGAACAATCAATAAGATACGACTTCCCAGTATCAAATAACCAAGCAGAATACGTGGCCCTCTTAGCCGGCCTAAACCTAGCCCGGGAAGTCGGCGCCAAGGTACTCGAAGTTAACACCGATTCCCAGGTGGTGTGCTCCCAAATCAACGGGAGCTACCAAACCCGAGACCCCCTGCTCCAACAATACCTCAATAAAGTAAGTGAATTAAAAGAAGGATTCGAAAATGTCTCCATACAGCACGTCCCCAGGGAGCGAAACGCCAGGGCGGACCTACTTTCCAAGCTAGCCAGCATGAAATCAGGACACGGCAACAGATCGCTAATCCAGGAGGTCGTTAAGTCGCCTTCCGTATCAACAGAAATCAACGCGCACCTAACATCCTCAAACCGGGAGTCTTGGACATACCCTATCTTACAATATCTCCGCGACAGAGTCCTACCACCAGATCCGAAAGAGGAAAGGCGAATAAAAAGAGAAGCCGCCAACTACACCATCATAGCGGGACAACTATACAAACGCGGATTCTCGCAGCCACTACTCAAATGTGTCGAACCCGGGGACACGGAATACATACTCCGCGAGATCCATGAAGGCTGCTGCGGTCACCACGTCGGAGGAAAAATGCTAGCCCAAAAAACCATCAGGGCCGGCTATTTCTGGCCCACGATCATTCGAGATTCCATACAACTAACAAAAAGCTGCGACAAATGCCAAAGGCATGCCAATATCCACCAAGCCGCCCCACACCAACTCAGTATTATATCGGCTGAACGGCCATTCGGCAGTTGGGGAATCGACCTCGTCGGGCCCTTCCCCACGGCACCCGGCCAACTCAGATATCTTATCGTCGCCATAgactactacaccaaatggatTGAAGCCGAACCCCTGGCCTCCATCACG GTGGAATCCGCCAACAAAATTATCGTCAAAGGACTTAAGAAACGACTTGACGAAGCCAAGGGACTATGGGCAGATGAGTTGGGATCAGTCCTATGGTCGTACCGAACAACACCCCAAACGAGCACGGGAGAAACGCCCTTCCGATTAACATACGGCGTAGAAGCAGTCATCCCAGTGGAAATCGGGGACCCCAGCCCCAGAAAAACGGTTGGAGGTAACGACGAAGAAGCAGAACGAGACCTCGTGGACGAAGAAAGAAGCATAGCTCGCGTCAAAGAATTAGCACTCAAACAAAGGATCAGCCTAAGGTACAATCACGGCGTTATCCGACGAGAATTCGCGGACAACGACCTCGTCCTACGACGAAACGATATCGGTCTTCCGACCCCAGGAGAAGGAAAACTCGTCCCCCAATTGGGAAGGACCATACAGAATCAAAGCCGTAATTGGAAAAGGAGCGTACAAACTCGAACGACTAGACGGCAGCGAAATACCAAGAACTTGGAACGCAGCCAACCTACGAAGATACTACACTTAAATAAGTACTTTTTTACAAGTTATCCATCTCCATTACGAGTCACTACCGTTTCTCAAAAAACAAAGACGCGGCCACCACTGGAGGACTGA
- the LOC107469700 gene encoding uncharacterized protein LOC107469700, translating into MGATPFTERILRAKLPKGFDKPTDMKYDGTKDPQEHLTAFEARMNLEGAADAVRCRAFPITLAGPAIKRFNALPNGSITGFHDISRKFMAQFTTRITKAKHPISLLGVTQKQDESTRKYLDCFNDECLTVDGLTDSVASLCLTNGLMNEDFHKHLTTKPVWTMNEIQNVAREYINDEEVSQVVAANKRQHGKSQHGNSASRYNPLSRECQKDHPKLANTNRSPRIGKFSSYTPLTAPITEIYHQIADRGIIPRARQLKERTGGNKTLYCDYHRGYRHRTQDCFDLKDALEQAIRDCKDISGKSKSTLKKDIKVLAVRNQTPATTADNTVTFQSEDCQHDTSAEDAPFVISARIGTGLVRRILVDRGADSNILFRGAFDKLGLRNDNLQTHRNGVTGLGDNFLKLDGSIAFPLTIGTEKLRKTILSEFMVLKDSTAYNAILGRKIINDLSAVIFTKYLLMKFTTEEGSIGTIHRDREIVVECDNASLALQKKSPDAAGIFLADLDARQDDQPRPEPEGDMEKLQIGRTKDEYTFINRNLPYDFKEDLSQILKQNRDLFAFTPAYMPGIDPNLMSHRFSRDPKAKPVAQRRRKISPDRAAEVKDQVLSKGRLPSTQHRQSDRHRIRPPIPQLHGRILRV; encoded by the exons ATGGGAGCCACTCCTTTCACCGAAAGAATCTTAAGGGCAAAGCTCCCTAAAGGTTTTGATAAACCCACAGACATGAAGTACGACGGAACCAAAGATCCCCAAGAGCACCTAACGGCCTTCGAGGCCAGGATGAACCTAGAAGGAGCTGCCGACGCAGTCCGATGCAGAGCTTTCCCGATAACCCTAGCCGGACCAGCAATCAAACGGTTCAACGCCCTCCCCAACGGATCCATAACCGGTTTCCACGACATCTCGCGGAAGTTCATGGCCCAATTCACCACCAGAATCACTAAAGCTAAACACCCTATCAGCCTATTAGGAGTCACGCAGAAACAAGACGAGTCCACAAGAAAATACCTCGACTGCTTCAACGATGAATGCCTGACGGTTGACGGACTCACAGATTCCGTCGCAAGCCTCTGCCTAACCAACGGACTCATGAACGAGGACTTCCATAAGCACCTTACCACCAAACCAGTATGGACCATGAACGAGATCCAGAACGTCGCCAGGGAATACATAAACGACGAGGAGGTCAGTCAGGTCGTAGCCGCCAACAAACGACAGCACGGCAAATCCCAACACGGCAACTCGGCGTCTCGATATAACCCTCTATCCAGAGAATGTCAAAAGGACCATCCCAAACTAGCAAACACAAACCGGTCACCTAGAATTGGCAAATTCTCTAGCTACACACCCCTGACGGCCCCGATTACCGAAATATACCACCAAATAGCGGATCGAGGTATCATCCCGAGGGCCCGACAGCTCAAAGAAAGAACCGGCGGCAACAAAACCCTATACTGTGACTACCATAGAGGTTACAGGCATAGGACACAAGACTGTTTTGACCTAAAAGATGCCCTCGAACAAGCCATAAGAGACT GCAAAGACATATCGGGCAAATCAAAATCAACACTAAAAAAGGACATCAAAGTCCTAGCAGTCCGGAACCAAACCCCAGCCACCACCGCCGACAACACGGTAACATTCCAATCCGAGGACTGCCAACACGACACCTCTGCCGAAGATGCCCCTTTTGTCATCTCAGCAAGGATCGGAACAGGGCTAGTACGAAGGATATTAGTGGACAGAGGAGCAGACTCCaacatcctcttcagaggagccttcgacaagctcggactCCGCAACGATAATCTCCAAACACACCGCAACGGCGTCACGGGACTCGGTGACAACTTCCTCAAACTAGACGGCTCCATCGCCTTCCCCCTCACCATAGGAACGGAAAAACTGAGGAAGACAATCCTATCCGAGTTCATGGTCCTCAAAGACTCCACCGCCTACAATGCCATCCTCGGAAGGAAAATAATCAATGACCTCTCCGCCGTCATCTTCACCAAATACCTCCTCATGAAGTTCACAACAGAAGAAGGCTCCATAGGTACCATCCACAGAGACCGAGAAATCGTAGTAGAGTGCGATAACGCCAGCCTAGCTCTACAGAAAAAGTCTCCAGACGCGGCCGGCATATTCTTAGCCGACCTGGATGCCCGACAAGATGACCAACCTAGGCCGGAACCAGAAGGTGACATGGAAAAACTGCAAATAGGGCGAACCAAAGACGAGTACACTTTTATCAACAGGAACCTCCCGTACGACTTTAAAGAGGATCTCTCCCAAATCCTGAAACAGAACAGAGACCTATTCGCATTCACACCAGCCTATATGCCAGGAATAGACCCCAACCTAATGTCCCACCGGTTTTCCAGAGATCCCAAAGCCAAACCTGTGGCACAAAGAAGACGGAAAATATCCCCGGACCGAGCAGCTGAAGTTAAAGATCAAGTATTGTCCAAAGGACGCCTTCCCTCTACCCAACATCGACAGTCTGATCGACACCGCATCCGGCCACCGATACCTcagcttcatggacgcatactccgGGTATAA